The DNA sequence CGGACCTCATCGGCAAGCAGGTCTGCGTGCTGGCAAACCTAAAACCTGCTAAAATTTTCGGTCATATATCCGAGGGCATGATCCTTAGCGCAGAGGACGGATCGCTGTGCCTCATCGCGCCGATGGCTGCGGTCAAAAACGGATCAGAAATAGGCTAAAACGGCGTGAATATCGAAAACCTAAGGCGCCTCATCAACGGCGAAGCGCTAAATAAACCGAGCGTCAGCGCCGTGGAGGGCTTTGCGTTTGAGAGTAAAAACGTGCGCCAAGGCTACGCCTACATCGGGCTTGGCGCAGGCGCGGACGAGATAGCCGCAGCCGTCGCAAACGGCGCCTATGCCGTACTCGTCGAGCAAAGATGCGAAGTTATCGATCCTGAAGTCGCTTTTATCAAGGTCGATAGCCTGAGCGCCGCGCTGATGCGACTGATGCGCTTTGAGGCCAGCTACAAAAATCTCAAATTTTGCTCCGTTAATCCCGTGCAAAAGGCCTTGCTCGCGCGTATGAGCCTAGGCAAAAATGCTGACGGCAACGCAGCTAGCTTGCTACCCGAGGATGCGACGCGACTTTTTATAAAGATAATGAAGGCGGGCGCGGGGGATCTGTTTTTCACAGACGATCTTAAAATTTTATCCAAGATCGCGCCGCTTTACGACACCGTTTTTAGCGACGTGGACGCGGTTTGCGCGCAGGGCGGCTCGCTGTTTGCCTCTAGCGTCGTTTGCGAGGGCGTTTACTATCCAAACTTAAATTTTCCTAAAGTTTTCACGCACTATCTTTGCGGACTTTTGAGGTATCTGATCCGCGCGGGCTTTTCTTTTAAGCTCGGCGACACGCGAAATTTAGGGCACTTTGAGCCTGTTTTTATAAATAAAAACTTTCGCGTCGTGCCTTTTGGCGCGAGCTCTCAGGCCTTTATTGCCGAGTGCGACGATGAGCTTTTTGATATGGAGGCGGCATTTTTAGCACGAAATTTTAGTGGCGGTATCAAGATCTGCGTGCCGGAGGATTTTGCGGGAAGCGCGGCTGCCACGATGAGATTTAGGGAGCTTGCCGAGCTAAAAAATCTTTCAAATTTTCACTACGCACTCGTTAAATGCCAAAAAGAGGATCTTGAAGCGATGTTAAATTTGAGCTCGCCAGAGCCTGATTTGTTTGGCGAAATTTTATAATAATCTCAAATTTAGCGCGTATTTTCGCCTTTGTCTGCCGCAAATTTGATCTAATTTTTAAGCCATTCGCTTTCTAGCCGCAAATTTGCCGATAAATTTGACGGGAAAATGCGTAAATCAGTAGAACTTGCCCTGCGAGTTTTTAGGCAAAGCGTGCAACTAGTGCTCCCATTGTGAGGCATACCGCGGTCGCTTTGCTTAGGCGGATGGCGTAGCAGTGCAGATGTGAGAGTATTTAAAGTAGGCGTTTTGTTTTCCGTCCTTAAAAGCGGATATTGCCAAAAACACCTTACGTCTAAAATTCGTAAAACCGACGTCGCAACCCAATTTGCCAAACAAAAACGGCGGTAGAGCGTTCGTAGCATTTTGGCAGATAAATTTTATTTTGCGCTAAATTTGTGGACGGGTCCATGCCGATTTTTAGAAATTTTATTTTAAATTTACGTATTTTATCCTATCTTTTTCGCCTGCAAGCTCAAATCCTCGTAGTCTTAGGCGGCAGCTGTCGCATTCGCCGCAAGCCTCGTCCTCGCGCTCGTAGCAGCTCCACGTTAGCTCCAGCGGCGAGCCCGCCTCAATCGACTTTTGCACGATGTCAGCTTTGCTTAAATTTACTAGCGGAGTGACGATGCGCAGGCTAAAGTCCTTTGAGGTGCCGGCATTTACGGCGCTTTCTATCTTGCCGATAAAATCCGCCGTGCAGTCGGGGTAGCCCGAGCCGTCCTCCTCGACGATGCCGATATATAGTGCCTGCGCGCCTTCTTTTTCGGCTAGCGCGGCGGCGATAGAGATAAAGATGCCGTTGCGAAACGGCACGTAGGTGCTAGGGGTGTCGGGCTTGGCGCCGTCTTTGCGGATGGCTAGGCTCTCGTCCGTTAGTGCGTTGCCGCCGATGCTTGCTATAAAACTAGCGTCTAAATTTACCTTTTTTAGCGCGCCGATACGCTCGCAGATCTGCTCAAACGCTAGCTTTTCGCGCTTCATCGTGCGCTGTCCGTAGTCAAAATGCAGCGCGATGATCTCGTAGCCTGTGCGTTTGGCGAGGACAGCGCAGAGGGTGCTGTCCATGCCGCCGCTCATTATACAAACCGCTTTCTTTGCCATTTTTATCCTTTTCTTGTTTGCTCGTCTTTTTGGTTTATACTTCGTTGGATTTAAATTTTACTCGGTCACTACCGACTGGGTAGCTCCCATCGTAAAATTTAAATCCGTCTCGTCTAAACGCAAAAATACTTCGCGTTTTACGTTAAATTTTGGAGTCAAATTTGTAAATTCTAGCTTTAAATTTTACTCGCCGAGACCCGCACCCTGAAAATGTTA is a window from the Campylobacter massiliensis genome containing:
- the queC gene encoding 7-cyano-7-deazaguanine synthase QueC, which encodes MAKKAVCIMSGGMDSTLCAVLAKRTGYEIIALHFDYGQRTMKREKLAFEQICERIGALKKVNLDASFIASIGGNALTDESLAIRKDGAKPDTPSTYVPFRNGIFISIAAALAEKEGAQALYIGIVEEDGSGYPDCTADFIGKIESAVNAGTSKDFSLRIVTPLVNLSKADIVQKSIEAGSPLELTWSCYEREDEACGECDSCRLRLRGFELAGEKDRIKYVNLK
- a CDS encoding ferrochelatase, with amino-acid sequence MNIENLRRLINGEALNKPSVSAVEGFAFESKNVRQGYAYIGLGAGADEIAAAVANGAYAVLVEQRCEVIDPEVAFIKVDSLSAALMRLMRFEASYKNLKFCSVNPVQKALLARMSLGKNADGNAASLLPEDATRLFIKIMKAGAGDLFFTDDLKILSKIAPLYDTVFSDVDAVCAQGGSLFASSVVCEGVYYPNLNFPKVFTHYLCGLLRYLIRAGFSFKLGDTRNLGHFEPVFINKNFRVVPFGASSQAFIAECDDELFDMEAAFLARNFSGGIKICVPEDFAGSAAATMRFRELAELKNLSNFHYALVKCQKEDLEAMLNLSSPEPDLFGEIL